The following proteins come from a genomic window of Bombyx mori chromosome 18, ASM3026992v2:
- the LOC119629904 gene encoding uncharacterized protein LOC119629904, with translation MNACLVCLGALVAGLLAQAGLAGARDYYVGMFKRNDYLVAQDTLYAQRVPFNIAYAKYGRVFSCPITYFRVVDRLGVGRGPSVRVIRGGLGHKYLVLKLASSYDRPISANLYVGCSSQKTTRPPPAPSSDEQDTTEDNVSSDERQTKGFTTNTRSAVTKANYTTNIETRDLPAATTAAALTQQSSPGNASAAPSPAAPGNASLAG, from the exons ATGAACGCTTGCTTGGTGTGTCTGGGGGCGTTGGTGGCGGGTCTGCTCGCGCAGGCGGGGCTGGCCGGGGCTCGCGACTACTACGTGGGCATGTTCAAGAGGAACGACTACCTCGTCGCTCAGGACACGCTCTACGCGCAGCGAGTGCCCTTCAACATCGCTTACGCCAAGTACGGCAGGGTCTTCTCCTGTCCG ATAACATACTTTAGGGTAGTGGACCGGCTGGGTGTGGGCCGCGGCCCCTCGGTCCGAGTGATCCGTGGCGGATTGGGACACAAATACCTTGTGCTCAAACTCGCCTCCTCCTACGATCGACCCATCTCTGCTAACCTGTACGTGGGCTGCTCCTCTCAGAAGACCACCAGGCCGCCTCCCGCCCCCAGCTCCGATGAACAGGACACTACAGAAGATAACGTCAGCTCTGATGAACGACAAACAAAAGGGTTCACAACAAATACTCGTAGTGCTGTAACGAAAGCGAACTACACAACGAATATCGAGACACGCGACCTCCCGGCCGCCACTACCGCCGCGGCCCTCACGCAGCAGTCGTCCCCCGGCAACGCCAGCGCCGCGCCCTCTCCTGCCGCCCCGGGGAACGCGTCGCTGGCCGGGTAG